A genomic region of Notamacropus eugenii isolate mMacEug1 chromosome 3, mMacEug1.pri_v2, whole genome shotgun sequence contains the following coding sequences:
- the TTC21A gene encoding tetratricopeptide repeat protein 21A isoform X7, with protein sequence MSSNDSALMAGIIYYCQEKYFRHVQNAATEGLEKFSNDSVLQFFKAYGLLREEHIQDAIGELETLKSHPDVSLCSMMALIYAHKRCETIDREAISELENCLKETRKSAGVNALYYAGMFLWLMGKNEKAKEYVDRMLKVSSGSREGYVLRGWVDFTSDKQHTVKKSIKYFDQGIRDTKDVLGLMGKANYFMMQQNYSGALEVVNQITVTFFNFIPAFILKMRLFLAQQDWEQTVETGHRILEKDENNIDARQVLAVHEFAREGDTDEAINHVRNLIKALETKEPQNPSLHLKKVIVISRLCGKHQMILQQIYSFIERTFMAAPSDAQFANELGYQLILQDKVKEASLWYTEAMKLDESSIAALTGIIWCQILEGNLEEAEQQLEFLKEVQLSLGKSEVLTFLQALLASKKHKSEQGATALLKEAAELHFSNMQGLPLSVEYFEKLNPIFLVNIVKEYLFFCPKQPRSPGQIISPLLKQAAVILNPVVKVAPALIDPLYLMAQVKYLSGELENAQSTLQRCLELDPTSADVHLLMAQIYLSQGNFTMCSHSLELGVSHNFQVRDHPLYHFIKARALNKSGDYPEAIKTLKMIMKLPTMKREDRKTRNSCVRPSERVSILLELAEALRLNGELHEATKIMQDAINEFSGTPEEIRITIANVDLALSKGNVEMALGMLRNITPKQPYYTEAKEKMAHIYLHTRKDIRLYISCYRELCEHLPGPHTSLLLGDAFMNIQEPEKALEVYDEAYRKNPHDASLVSRIGQAYVKTHQYNKAINYYEAAQKISGQDFLCCDLAELLLKLKKFNKAEKVLKQALDHDFVNDIPSMMNDVKCLLLLAKVYKSHKKEEVMQTLNKALDIQSRILKRVPLEQPEILPSQKQLASWICAQFGEQHLSEKDYPKAVKAYKDALTYSPIDNKVMLELAQLYLIQGDLDACEHHCTILLQSDQSHETACVMMADLMFRKQKYETAINLYHQVLEKAPDNFSVLNKLIDLLRRSGKLEDAPAFFEMSKKVSSRIPLEPGFNYCKGIYCWHVGQPNEALKYLNKARKDSDWGQRATYNMVQICLNPDNEIMGGEALETLTMENSSTEKKESEQHGVRTAEKLLREFYPHNKEGQDQLKMLQSYCLLATKEKANVETALGAFIEIAQMEKESVPALLAMAQAYMILKQIPKARTHLKRLAKAPWALAEAEDLEKSWILLADIYCQSGKFDMASELLRRCVQYNKSCCKAYEYMGLIMEKEQSYKDAASNYELAWKYSNRANPSIGFKLAFNYLKDKRFVEAIEVCHSVLKEHPNYPKIREDILEKAQGSLRP encoded by the exons ATCGAGAGGCTATTTCAGAACTTGAAAACTGCCTCAAGGAAACCAGGAAATCTGCTGGCGTGAATGCCTTGTATTATGCCGGGATGTTCCTTTGGCTGATGGGTAAAAACGAAAAAGCCAAGGAGTACGTTGACAGAATGCTCAAAGTGTCCAGTGGATCCAGAGAG GGCTACGTACTCCGAGGCTGGGTAGACTTTACGTCAGACAAACAGCACACCGTAAAGAAGTCGATTAAGTACTTCGATCAAGGGATTCGAGACACCAAGGACGTGTTGGGTCTGATGGGGAAG GCAAACTATTTCATGATGCAACAGAATTACTCAGGCGCCCTGGAAGTTGTTAATCAAATCACAGTTACGTTTTTTAATTTCATCCCAGCATTTATCCTGAAGATGAGACTCTTCTTGGCCCAGCAGGACTGGGAGCAGACCGTTGAAACGGGGCACCG AATCttagaaaaagatgaaaacaatatCGATGCCCGTCAGGTTCTGGCCGTGCACGAGTTTGCGAGGGAAGGAGATACCGATGAA GCGATCAATCATGTGAGAAATCTGATTAAGGCTTTGGAGACCAAGGAACCCCAGAACCCGAGCCTCCATCTCAAGAAGGTCATTGTCATCAGTCGATTG TGTGGGAAGCACCAGATGATCCTGCAACAGATCTACAGTTTCATCGAGCGCACCTTCATGGCAGCACCCTCAGATGCCCAGTTTGCTAATGAACTGGGCTACCAGCTCATTCTTCAGGACAAGGTGAAGGAAGCCTCTCTGTGGTACACTGAAGCCATGAAGCTGGATGAGAGCAGCATTGCAGCCCTGACAG GCATCATCTGGTGCCAGATCCTGGAGGGCAACCTGGAGGAGGCCGAACAACAGCTAGAGTTCCTAAAGGAAGTTCAGCTGTCCCTGGGAAAGTCCGAG GTCCTCACCTTCCTTCAGGCGCTGCTGGCCTCCAAGAAGCACAAAAGCGAGCAGGGAGCCACAGCACTCCTCAAGGAAGCGGCCGAGCTGCACTTCTCCAACATGCAAGGCCTCCCCCTCAGTGTGGAGTACTTTGAGAAACTCAACCCCATCTTCCTGGTGAACATCGTGAAGGAGTACCTGTTCTTCTGTCCCAAGCAG CCTAGATCCCCAGGCCAGATCATATCTCCTCTCCTCAAACAAGCAGCAGTGATCCTGAACCCAGTGGTCAAAGTGGCCCCTGCTCTGATCGACCCACTTTATCTCATGGCCCAGGTCAAGTACCTGTCAG GAGAACTAGAAAATGCTCAGAGCACCTTGCAGAGATGCCTGGAGCTTGACCCGACCTCTGCAGATGTTCATCTCTTGATGGCCCAGATCTACCTGTCCCAGGGAAACTTCACCATGTGCTCCCACTCCTTAGAGCTGGGAGTCAGCCATAACTTCCAG GTGCGTGATCACCCGCTCTATCACTTCATCAAAGCAAGAGCCCTGAACAAGTCAGGGGACTATCCCGAGGCCATCAAAACCCTCAAGATGATCATGAAGCTTCCCACCATGAAGAGAGAGGACAGGAAGACCAGGAACTCTTGTGTGCGGCCCAGTGAGCGGGTGTCCATCCTGCTGGAGCTCGCCGAAGCGTTGCGTTTAAATGGGGAACTG CACGAAGCCACCAAGATTATGCAAGATGCGATAAATGAGTTCAGTGGCACCCCTGAGGAGATTCGGATCACCATCGCCAACGTGGACCTGGCCCTGAGCAAGGGCAATGTGGAAATGGCGCTTGGCATGCTGAGGAACATCACCCCCAAGCAGCCCTATTACACGGAGGCCAAGGAGAAGATGGCACACATTTACCTTCACACGCGGAAAGACATCCGGCTCTACATCAGCTGCTACAG AGAACTCTGTGAACACTTGCCAGGACCCCACACCAGTCTCCTCCTGGGTGATGCCTTCATGAATATTCAAGAG CCCGAGAAGGCTCTGGAGGTGTATGATGAAGCTTACCGAAAGAATCCTCACGATGCCTCCCTGGTCAGCAGGATTGGGCAGGCCTATGTGAAAACTCACCAGTATAATAAG GCCATCAATTACTACGAAGCCGCGCAAAAGATAAGCGGCCAGGACTTCCTGTGCTGTGACCTCGCTGAACTGCTCCTGAAGCTGAAGAAATTCAACaaggcagagaaggtgctgaagCAGGCCCTGGACCATGACTTTG TTAATGACATCCCTTCCATGATGAATGACGTCAAGTGTTTGCTTTTACTTGCTAAAGTGTACAAGAGTCACAAAAAGGAAGAAGTCATGCAGACCCTGAACAAG GCCTTGGACATCCAGTCAAGGATACTGAAGCGGGTGCCGCTAGAGCAGCCTGAAATACTTCCTTCCCAAAAGCAGCTGGCCTCCTGGATCTGTGCCCAGTTCGGGGAGCAGCACCTCTCCGAGAAGGATTACCCAAAGGCTGTCAAAGCCTATAAGGACGCCCTGACCTACTCCCCAATAGACAACAAG GTGATGCTGGAGCTGGCTCAACTGTACCTGATCCAGGGGGACTTGGATGCCTGTGAGCATCACTGCACCATCCTTCTGCAGAGTGACCAGAGCCACGAGACTGCCTGTGTG ATGATGGCAGACCTGATGTTCAGAAAGCAGAAATATGAAACTGCCATCAATCTGTACCATCAAGTTCTTGAAAAGGCCCCAG ACAATTTTTCAGTGCTGAACAAACTGATCGACCTGCTAAGACGGAGCGGGAAGCTTGAGGATGCCCCAGCCTTCTTTGAGATGTCCAAGAAAGTGTCCAGTCGGATTCCGCTGGAGCCAGGTTTTAACTATTGCAAAGGCATTTATTGTTG GCACGTTGGACAGCCCAATGAGGCCCTGAAGTACCTCAACAAGGCCCGCAAGGACAGTGACTGGGGCCAGAGAGCCACCTACAACATGGTGCAGATCTGCCTCAACCCGGACAATGAGATCATGGGGGGAGAGGCGCTGGAGACCCTCACCATGGAAAACAG TTCCACAGAGAAGAAGGAGTCTGAGCAGCACGGGGTCCGCACTGCAGAGAAGCTCTTACGAGAGTTCTACCCTCACAACAAAGAGGGACAGGACCAGCTGAAGATGCTGCAGAGTTACTGCCTTCTGGCCACCAAGGAGAAGGCCAACGTGGAGACAGCACTGGGGGCCTTCATTGAGATCGCCCAGATGGAA AAAGAAAGTGTCCCAGCCCTCCTGGCGATGGCCCAGGCTTACATGatcctgaaacagatcccaaaGGCCCGCACTCATCTCAAAAGGCTGGCCAAGGCTCCCTGGGCCCTGGCCGAGGCCGAGGACCTAGAGAAGAGCTGGATACTACTGGCTGACATCTACTGCCAAAGCGGCAAGTTTGACATGGCTTCTGAACTCCTGCGCCGCTGTGTGCAATACAACAAG TCATGTTGTAAAGCCTACGAGTACATGGGCCTCATCATGGAGAAGGAACAGTCCTACAAGGACGCAGCGAGCAATTATGAGCTGGCCTGGAAATACAGCAACCGTGCCAACCCTTCCATTG GTTTCAAACTTGCTTTCAACTACCTGAAAGATAAAAGATTTGTAGAAGCCATCGAGGTTTGCCACAGT GTACTGAAGGAGCACCCCAACTACCCGAAGATCAGAGAAGACATTCTGGAAAAAGCCCAGGGGTCCCTGCGGCCCTAG
- the TTC21A gene encoding tetratricopeptide repeat protein 21A isoform X3, which yields MSSNDSALMAGIIYYCQEKYFRHVQNAATEGLEKFSNDSVLQFFKAYGLLREEHIQDAIGELETLKSHPDVSLCSMMALIYAHKRCETIDREAISELENCLKETRKSAGVNALYYAGMFLWLMGKNEKAKEYVDRMLKVSSGSREGYVLRGWVDFTSDKQHTVKKSIKYFDQGIRDTKDVLGLMGKANYFMMQQNYSGALEVVNQITVTFFNFIPAFILKMRLFLAQQDWEQTVETGHRILEKDENNIDARQVLAVHEFAREGDTDEAINHVRNLIKALETKEPQNPSLHLKKVIVISRLCGKHQMILQQIYSFIERTFMAAPSDAQFANELGYQLILQDKVKEASLWYTEAMKLDESSIAALTGIIWCQILEGNLEEAEQQLEFLKEVQLSLGKSEVLTFLQALLASKKHKSEQGATALLKEAAELHFSNMQGLPLSVEYFEKLNPIFLVNIVKEYLFFCPKQPRSPGQIISPLLKQAAVILNPVVKVAPALIDPLYLMAQVKYLSGELENAQSTLQRCLELDPTSADVHLLMAQIYLSQGNFTMCSHSLELGVSHNFQVRDHPLYHFIKARALNKSGDYPEAIKTLKMIMKLPTMKREDRKTRNSCVRPSERVSILLELAEALRLNGELHEATKIMQDAINEFSGTPEEIRITIANVDLALSKGNVEMALGMLRNITPKQPYYTEAKEKMAHIYLHTRKDIRLYISCYRELCEHLPGPHTSLLLGDAFMNIQEPEKALEVYDEAYRKNPHDASLVSRIGQAYVKTHQYNKAINYYEAAQKISGQDFLCCDLAELLLKLKKFNKAEKVLKQALDHDFVNDIPSMMNDVKCLLLLAKVYKSHKKEEVMQTLNKALDIQSRILKRVPLEQPEILPSQKQLASWICAQFGEQHLSEKDYPKAVKAYKDALTYSPIDNKVMLELAQLYLIQGDLDACEHHCTILLQSDQSHETACVTIQRPHVSHASSASPFTSRPVSEFLTAMMADLMFRKQKYETAINLYHQVLEKAPDNFSVLNKLIDLLRRSGKLEDAPAFFEMSKKVSSRIPLEPGFNYCKGIYCWHVGQPNEALKYLNKARKDSDWGQRATYNMVQICLNPDNEIMGGEALETLTMENSSSTEKKESEQHGVRTAEKLLREFYPHNKEGQDQLKMLQSYCLLATKEKANVETALGAFIEIAQMEKESVPALLAMAQAYMILKQIPKARTHLKRLAKAPWALAEAEDLEKSWILLADIYCQSGKFDMASELLRRCVQYNKSCCKAYEYMGLIMEKEQSYKDAASNYELAWKYSNRANPSIGFKLAFNYLKDKRFVEAIEVCHSVLKEHPNYPKIREDILEKAQGSLRP from the exons ATCGAGAGGCTATTTCAGAACTTGAAAACTGCCTCAAGGAAACCAGGAAATCTGCTGGCGTGAATGCCTTGTATTATGCCGGGATGTTCCTTTGGCTGATGGGTAAAAACGAAAAAGCCAAGGAGTACGTTGACAGAATGCTCAAAGTGTCCAGTGGATCCAGAGAG GGCTACGTACTCCGAGGCTGGGTAGACTTTACGTCAGACAAACAGCACACCGTAAAGAAGTCGATTAAGTACTTCGATCAAGGGATTCGAGACACCAAGGACGTGTTGGGTCTGATGGGGAAG GCAAACTATTTCATGATGCAACAGAATTACTCAGGCGCCCTGGAAGTTGTTAATCAAATCACAGTTACGTTTTTTAATTTCATCCCAGCATTTATCCTGAAGATGAGACTCTTCTTGGCCCAGCAGGACTGGGAGCAGACCGTTGAAACGGGGCACCG AATCttagaaaaagatgaaaacaatatCGATGCCCGTCAGGTTCTGGCCGTGCACGAGTTTGCGAGGGAAGGAGATACCGATGAA GCGATCAATCATGTGAGAAATCTGATTAAGGCTTTGGAGACCAAGGAACCCCAGAACCCGAGCCTCCATCTCAAGAAGGTCATTGTCATCAGTCGATTG TGTGGGAAGCACCAGATGATCCTGCAACAGATCTACAGTTTCATCGAGCGCACCTTCATGGCAGCACCCTCAGATGCCCAGTTTGCTAATGAACTGGGCTACCAGCTCATTCTTCAGGACAAGGTGAAGGAAGCCTCTCTGTGGTACACTGAAGCCATGAAGCTGGATGAGAGCAGCATTGCAGCCCTGACAG GCATCATCTGGTGCCAGATCCTGGAGGGCAACCTGGAGGAGGCCGAACAACAGCTAGAGTTCCTAAAGGAAGTTCAGCTGTCCCTGGGAAAGTCCGAG GTCCTCACCTTCCTTCAGGCGCTGCTGGCCTCCAAGAAGCACAAAAGCGAGCAGGGAGCCACAGCACTCCTCAAGGAAGCGGCCGAGCTGCACTTCTCCAACATGCAAGGCCTCCCCCTCAGTGTGGAGTACTTTGAGAAACTCAACCCCATCTTCCTGGTGAACATCGTGAAGGAGTACCTGTTCTTCTGTCCCAAGCAG CCTAGATCCCCAGGCCAGATCATATCTCCTCTCCTCAAACAAGCAGCAGTGATCCTGAACCCAGTGGTCAAAGTGGCCCCTGCTCTGATCGACCCACTTTATCTCATGGCCCAGGTCAAGTACCTGTCAG GAGAACTAGAAAATGCTCAGAGCACCTTGCAGAGATGCCTGGAGCTTGACCCGACCTCTGCAGATGTTCATCTCTTGATGGCCCAGATCTACCTGTCCCAGGGAAACTTCACCATGTGCTCCCACTCCTTAGAGCTGGGAGTCAGCCATAACTTCCAG GTGCGTGATCACCCGCTCTATCACTTCATCAAAGCAAGAGCCCTGAACAAGTCAGGGGACTATCCCGAGGCCATCAAAACCCTCAAGATGATCATGAAGCTTCCCACCATGAAGAGAGAGGACAGGAAGACCAGGAACTCTTGTGTGCGGCCCAGTGAGCGGGTGTCCATCCTGCTGGAGCTCGCCGAAGCGTTGCGTTTAAATGGGGAACTG CACGAAGCCACCAAGATTATGCAAGATGCGATAAATGAGTTCAGTGGCACCCCTGAGGAGATTCGGATCACCATCGCCAACGTGGACCTGGCCCTGAGCAAGGGCAATGTGGAAATGGCGCTTGGCATGCTGAGGAACATCACCCCCAAGCAGCCCTATTACACGGAGGCCAAGGAGAAGATGGCACACATTTACCTTCACACGCGGAAAGACATCCGGCTCTACATCAGCTGCTACAG AGAACTCTGTGAACACTTGCCAGGACCCCACACCAGTCTCCTCCTGGGTGATGCCTTCATGAATATTCAAGAG CCCGAGAAGGCTCTGGAGGTGTATGATGAAGCTTACCGAAAGAATCCTCACGATGCCTCCCTGGTCAGCAGGATTGGGCAGGCCTATGTGAAAACTCACCAGTATAATAAG GCCATCAATTACTACGAAGCCGCGCAAAAGATAAGCGGCCAGGACTTCCTGTGCTGTGACCTCGCTGAACTGCTCCTGAAGCTGAAGAAATTCAACaaggcagagaaggtgctgaagCAGGCCCTGGACCATGACTTTG TTAATGACATCCCTTCCATGATGAATGACGTCAAGTGTTTGCTTTTACTTGCTAAAGTGTACAAGAGTCACAAAAAGGAAGAAGTCATGCAGACCCTGAACAAG GCCTTGGACATCCAGTCAAGGATACTGAAGCGGGTGCCGCTAGAGCAGCCTGAAATACTTCCTTCCCAAAAGCAGCTGGCCTCCTGGATCTGTGCCCAGTTCGGGGAGCAGCACCTCTCCGAGAAGGATTACCCAAAGGCTGTCAAAGCCTATAAGGACGCCCTGACCTACTCCCCAATAGACAACAAG GTGATGCTGGAGCTGGCTCAACTGTACCTGATCCAGGGGGACTTGGATGCCTGTGAGCATCACTGCACCATCCTTCTGCAGAGTGACCAGAGCCACGAGACTGCCTGTGTG ACAATCCAAAGACCTCATGTCAGCCATGCTTCCTCTGCCTCTCCTTTCACCAGCAGACCTGTTTCAGAATTTCTAACTGCT ATGATGGCAGACCTGATGTTCAGAAAGCAGAAATATGAAACTGCCATCAATCTGTACCATCAAGTTCTTGAAAAGGCCCCAG ACAATTTTTCAGTGCTGAACAAACTGATCGACCTGCTAAGACGGAGCGGGAAGCTTGAGGATGCCCCAGCCTTCTTTGAGATGTCCAAGAAAGTGTCCAGTCGGATTCCGCTGGAGCCAGGTTTTAACTATTGCAAAGGCATTTATTGTTG GCACGTTGGACAGCCCAATGAGGCCCTGAAGTACCTCAACAAGGCCCGCAAGGACAGTGACTGGGGCCAGAGAGCCACCTACAACATGGTGCAGATCTGCCTCAACCCGGACAATGAGATCATGGGGGGAGAGGCGCTGGAGACCCTCACCATGGAAAACAG CAGTTCCACAGAGAAGAAGGAGTCTGAGCAGCACGGGGTCCGCACTGCAGAGAAGCTCTTACGAGAGTTCTACCCTCACAACAAAGAGGGACAGGACCAGCTGAAGATGCTGCAGAGTTACTGCCTTCTGGCCACCAAGGAGAAGGCCAACGTGGAGACAGCACTGGGGGCCTTCATTGAGATCGCCCAGATGGAA AAAGAAAGTGTCCCAGCCCTCCTGGCGATGGCCCAGGCTTACATGatcctgaaacagatcccaaaGGCCCGCACTCATCTCAAAAGGCTGGCCAAGGCTCCCTGGGCCCTGGCCGAGGCCGAGGACCTAGAGAAGAGCTGGATACTACTGGCTGACATCTACTGCCAAAGCGGCAAGTTTGACATGGCTTCTGAACTCCTGCGCCGCTGTGTGCAATACAACAAG TCATGTTGTAAAGCCTACGAGTACATGGGCCTCATCATGGAGAAGGAACAGTCCTACAAGGACGCAGCGAGCAATTATGAGCTGGCCTGGAAATACAGCAACCGTGCCAACCCTTCCATTG GTTTCAAACTTGCTTTCAACTACCTGAAAGATAAAAGATTTGTAGAAGCCATCGAGGTTTGCCACAGT GTACTGAAGGAGCACCCCAACTACCCGAAGATCAGAGAAGACATTCTGGAAAAAGCCCAGGGGTCCCTGCGGCCCTAG